A window from Mytilus galloprovincialis chromosome 8, xbMytGall1.hap1.1, whole genome shotgun sequence encodes these proteins:
- the LOC143085592 gene encoding uncharacterized protein LOC143085592, with translation MHRILILFVLGYSNVIANFQLNDYSDHPCIRPCGINTRKTCEYTFTLEYYYTLSKACYDCPFNVSDCSRTHCVPADGSPRPILTANRMLPGPGIHVCLDDTIVVNIINNLLGGEGVSIHWHGIHVPPHMDGVSMLTQCPIPEYSSFQYRFLAVTPGTHYWHSHAGMQNADGLFGPLIIREPPEKDEHLGRYDVDQPEFTVLINDWFIDMMPGQLSSLLHRTGGVLSDSMLINGKGAYHKYMRDNTTVYTPYEVFNVQLGRRYRFRVITNSLNTCPILFSIDNHNLTVIASDGSPLEPYTVDSIVLYSGERYDIIVHTNQDVKSYWMRTSGMLLCGTLKAFQLAVVKYKGAPDEEPGGNKEWNVDTHGIQLDPLNTQTTEGVVDISQLNSTLPNDESLKEVPDRTIYLGYDFNIIDNFRSHDKELYSVHEVDAPFRRFTQQINHISTVFPPSPAQTQYSDIPTGLFCNEESMKANCTREFCQCVHVIEIGLGEVVEIFLVDEGATFNTNHPFHLHGNYFRVIALDKLNTSTTIEEVKALDAKGMIHRKLDKAPLKDSVMIHDGGFTVLRLHAKNPGFWFFHCHFQTHTEMGMGLTLQVGTPSQQPKVPKKFPKCGPWKYEGYEEEGQESKDCPTNKECRVMMSYVVQFLMFYTIILLY, from the exons ATGCATAGAATATTAATACTGTTTGTGCTGGGATATTCGAATGTGATTGCAAACTTTCAGCTTAATG ATTACAGCGACCATCCATGTATACGTCCGTGTGGTATCAATACTAGAAAGACTTGCGAATATACGTTTACTTTAGAGTATTACTACACTTTGTCGAAAGCATGTTACGACTGTCCTTTTAACGTTTCTGATTGCAGTAGAACTCATTGCGTTCCTGCTGATGGATCACCACGTCCAATTCTTACAGCAAACAGGATGTTACCAGGACCTGGAATTCAT GTTTGTCTAGACGATACAATAGTTGTGAACATAATTAACAACTTATTGGGAGGTGAAGGAGTATCAATTCATTGGCATGGAATACATGTACCACCACATATGGATGGTGTGTCGATGTTGACACAGTGTCCAATTCCAGAATACTCATCATTCCAGTACag ATTCTTGGCTGTAACTCCTGGTACACACTACTGGCATTCTCATGCGGGCATGCAAAATGCAGATGGTTTATTTGGACCTCTTATTATCCGTGAACCACCAGAAAAAGACGAGCATTTAGGGAGATATGATGTTGATCAACCAGAATTCACTGTTCTAATTAATGATTGGTTTATAGACATGATGCCTGGACAGTTGTCGTCTTTGCTTCATCGTACCGGGGGTGTTTTGTCGGATTCCATGCTTATTAATG GAAAAGGTGCTTACCACAAATATATGAGAGATAATACCACAGTGTACACACCATATGAAGTTTTCAATGTTCAACTTGGACGAAGATACCGTTTTAGAGTAATCACAAATAGTTTGAATACATGTCCAATATTGTTTTCGATAGACAATCATAACTTAACAGTGATTGCAAGTGACGGATCTCCGTTAGAACCCTACACCGTAGACTCGATAGTATTGTACTCTGGTGAAAGATATGATATAATAGTTCACACTAATCAAGATGTTAAAAGTTACTGGATGCGAACATCCGGAATGTTACTTTGTGGAACCTTAAAAGCGTTTCAGCTTGCTGTTGTAAAATACAAAGGAGCGCCTGATGAAGAACCTGGAGGGAATAAAGAATGGAATGTAGATACTCACGGTATT CAACTAGATCCACTGAACACACAGACAACAGAAGGCGTCGTTGATATATCGCAACTCAATTCTACGTTACCCAATGATGAATCCCTCAAAGAAGTTCCAGACAGAACAATTTATCTCGGTTATGACTTTAATATAATCGATAATTTCCGATCCCATGACAAGGAGCTTTACAGTGTTCATGAAGTAGATGCACCATTTAGAAGATTCACACAACAAATCAATCATATATCAACGGTGTTTCCTCCATCACCTGCCCAAACGCAGTACTCGGACATTCCGACT GGTCTATTTTGTAATGAAGAGTCCATGAAAGCAAACTGTACTCGTGAATTTTGCCAGTGTGTCCATGTTATTGAAATTGGATTAGGGGAAGTAGTAGAAATTTTTTTGGTGGACGAAGGTGCTACTTTCAATACGAACCACCCATTTCATCTTCATGGGAACTACTTCAGAGTTATAGCTCTGGATAAG CTTAATACATCAACAACGATAGAGGAAGTCAAGGCATTGGATGCAAAGGGTATGATTCATAGAAAACTTGATAAAGCCCCATTGAAGGATTCAGTAATGATTCATGATGGAGGATTCACCGTTCTTAGACTACATGCAAAAAACCCAG GTTTTTGGTTCTTTCATTGCCACTTCCAAACACATACCGAGATGGGTATGGGTCTTACCTTACAAGTTGGAACACCAAGTCAACAGCCAAAAGTTCCgaaaaaatttccaaaatgtgGGCCTTGGAAATATGAAGGATATGAAGAAGAGGGACAAGAGTCGAAAGATTGTCCAACAAATAAGGAATGCAGAGTTATGATGTCTTACGTTGTACAGTTCCTAATGTTTTATACAATCATATTACTATACTGA